The Serinus canaria isolate serCan28SL12 chromosome 2, serCan2020, whole genome shotgun sequence genomic interval CACACGGCATTGACCACGTATCTGCATTTGGTGCAGGTTATGACCCGTGTGTAAGCAACGAGAAATAAGCAGAAGAATCAAACACATCTCAGGGACAGAGGAGTACAGCAGTTCTTACCaaagaaacatttattaaaGCTTTAGAAAGCCCAAAATCCACCAAAAACCAACCCAGCATCACCAGAATACACCTCGTAAAACCAATGCACACCTGCTGTTCCTCTGTGTTAGGCAATACTGTTGACTCCAAGGGTGAAGGTTTACCCTCTACACTCAGAAAAGAAACCGATTCCAACACATCACACACTTCCGTGGGAACATAGTTTTTCCCCTCATCAGCCATCGTTCTCTGCAAAGGAGCTTAAAAGGTGgaaggagaattaaaaaaaaaaaaccaaacaaaaaaaaacccatcattTTCTGAGAGAACGGACAAAAATATATACGGAGCATAACAAAGATGGGGCCAGCTCGTATATAAACGAGCGCTTCCGAAGAAAACAGGGCAATCTAGAGAACTTTGGGGAGTACGAcccttaaaaaaacaaaacacctggCAGGGGAAAGCGCTAACAGcctcagctgggcactgctctcatccacctgcagccccctccccggCAGGCTCAACACCCGCAGGCACCGAGCTAAGGGCCACCCCCGCTCCCGCTCCCCTTCCCCGGAGCGCCGCTACCTCGGCGCGCGCGGGAACCCGGGAGCCGGGCCCGCGTCCGGGTGggggggaattttgggaggaGGGACGGGCGCTGATTGGCCGAGCGCGGGGGAAGGCGGGCGCTGATTGGCCGGGCGCGGAGGAGCGGAGAAGGCGCGGGAGAGCTCCTTCgggccggcagggggcgccGCCGCACAGCGCACGGCGCTGGAGCCGCCGGCTcggcagggaaggagggaattgGGGGAGCGGGAtggagcggagcggggcggaACAGCGTGTGCTCAGTACGCAGGGTTTGCTTATCGGCTTTGTACGGCGTTAAAGAAGAGGTTTGAACCGACAGCCGGGCGGCCAGACGAGAGGGGTGTTCTGCCTGGCcgagggggaggaggaggaggagggggagacTGGAGGATGGGTGGGGGAGACGCGGGTACCTAAATGTTTCCATCCGAGCGAGTTATATAAAGTTAGCGTGGGTGTTACGTAACCGTCCCGGCGCTGCCGCGGTGTAGAAGTAGAAAAcgaagcagaaaataaataaaatcgTGAAACGTGCGGGTCACGCGAAAGCTAGGAGGGTGCAGGTCGGGGACGACGGGCCGCGGGTAAGGCGGGATGAGCCTGGGGAAACTCCGCGTCCAGCGCCTTCCACGAGCGAGTCTCCCGGTAGCAAATGTAAAGCCCTCCTGTGTGAGCCGGCCTGTTCACACAGTAGGCTGGCAGCAGTATTTCTGCACGGCGCGGGACCCAGACACAAAGGTAAAGTTGCATCTGTGTTTATGGGTAAGTTGGAGACAAGTGAAGAGGTGACAAAGGAGATTGGTCCTTGAAGTGCCACAGCTGAAAGAAGATCGGTGCGACTTCAGGTCGTTTAGGTGTGTTTAAGAGGCACCTGGCAAGTCAGAGACACAGCCAGATGATAGCGGGTACAAAACTGTTCCACAGTTTTgaccaacagaaaaaaacagaggcagaaatgGTGCCGAACCTTGCCGGCCGTGCCTAGATCCCTCCAAGTGCTGTCAGTCACAGGGCTACTCTGTTAACCAGAAGGAAGACTACTTGCCTACAAGTAATTTATGTCAGTGAGTGCAAAGCATCTCTCCATGTGCTATCTGTGTGCCAATTATTCCTGTGACGAGTAACCCATATAATACAAGTAATTTTGAAACTACAGCTAGAAGTATTTGTCAGGCAGCTTTTATTTGTGGCGTATTACCGGAAAAAGACTTAAGGGAAGACACAGGTGTTTTGTGTTGGGGGtattttcccctctgctcacaGTTGTTTCTCAAGGAAGTAGGCTTTACACAATCTGTCCCCATTAAGTTGCTCACCTCCCTTCTAGCAAAGCTCTCAATACTACCAAGGGTCAGAATCCTCGTAAGGCTTAAATATAAGGAAATGGAAGGCCTCTAGTATCTCAAGTACAAAAGCTCAAGTTTTGGTCAGTTTTAGGTCTTAGCAAACGTAAACAGGACCTCAACCTGCTTGCAGAAAACCACTACTGCTCGTTTTAATTAGAATTCAAGTTCTCTCCTATGCttgaagcagaagcagcaaccCGTTCCTTAACGCattaaacaaaactgttttctacagctctgggctttgttttgttaaGGATTTATTGAAGTTCCTCTGAGAGActtaaaagcagcaataaaaatcGCTATTTTGCTGCTTTACATATGAAGCTTACTCTTAGCATTATCTATGGAAATCTAAACCTGAAAGGACAACTAGGTAGTTCCTAGCTCAGCTTTGTGACTCTACATGTACATCAGAAGAATAAACATAATTTAATGTGTTCACCACAAACTAGGAAGTTTTATAAATACCACCCCTTCATCGCTTCCAGCATCTTTGATTGTGACACATgggaagaaaaatccaaataagCTAAGCACAGCAAGAACCAAGAACTGAAAACTTAGTAATTTTACCTAAATATCAATTTTAATGCAAGTTCTGTGTATAAACTAATATTTCAGCCAAAATCAAACCctaaattattgaaaatatatttttcttaaagtgCTGCATAACTATATAGCTGTTAGCCTCCAATGAAACCAGGACACCCAAGTTAAATTTTCCTGGCATTTACAGCTggcattttcttccttaaataTACAGTCCTCTCACACAGCATTCTGACTGTGGTTTCTGTTGTCCTCCTTTACAAAAACCATCACAGATCTATCTCTTGGCAAacgaaagaaaagaaacaagcagtGAAAATTTGTAAATCAACTTTATTCATCGACGACCATGGTTTAGGCATCGGCAATAGTAACTTCAACTTCTACGCCTGGTTCGATGCTGATGGAAGTGATCTGCTTCACGATCTCCGAAGGGCTGTGCAGGTCAATGAGCCGCTTATGGATACGCATTTGGAAGCGATCCCAGGTCTTGGAACCCTCACCACAAGGCGTCTTCCTGGTAGTGATGCGCAGGGTCTGAAAAGTCAAACACAGGGTACTGAGCTGATGCACTGAGAGGAGTAATCTACAATCATAAGGGGAAAGGTGATCGCCTACAAATACTGTATGGTATCTATGCCATTAGAAAGTTATAATAGGTCTACTGATGTTAACACTCCTTCCTtacatatttaatttcatttaaaaaatgagttcGTTACCAAAATAAAGTGAACAGAAAAGCCTCTTCCAGATTCAACATGTTTTGCACTTAACAGTTACCCTAGGTGTCAAAGCAACTTGTGAAATCATCTTCTTACACTGGCTTACCCTCAGTTTAGTAGCACTGCTTTTTACCTCAccttttgctcttttaaaaaaaatacatttttaagcaACACattgcaaaaagaaaaccaacttTTAAGACAGGAAAACAGTGTCAAGTACCTTGGTGGGCATGCGAACAGGTCCCTTCaccttcaggtttttttccttagcacCTCTGATCAAGTCAGCACAGACTGAAAAAAGACATGCAACAGCTCAGGTTTGCAACTATTTTACTTGCTTGAATTTTTGAGCAAGCATTTTAAACAAGAGGTTGGCTCAGAATAGCGTATGAGTGATCACTGCCATTCATTTTAAGCATTATCCTCATAGCCAACCACGTACAACTGGAAGTGTTGTGACATTATGAGCAAAGTCATGGTGCAACAATAGGCAAAAGCTTAAACCATAAAGTTTAAACCATATTTAAGCTGTTATCAGCCTGAAGATTTTGCAAATAGTaactttttttacatttttattatatgATTAAACACTGGCAAAACTAGTTCCTAaacaagattaatttttttttttaaagaatgttgCACTAAACTCTTCATAATACAAATGACAAAATATGGAGAAACCAGTGCCTTTCAGTTCTTACACATTCAAAGCGTGATAACTGCTTCAAAATTCTCCATAAGAACTAAAGGGAAGAAGCTGCACTCGCTTACATTAGTCACTATGACCTAAGTTTTCCACATAatgaaaatccccaaaacactaactttcattaaaaattaaatcaaaatttacTTTCTGTGGTGTATGAAGCACTTTGGGTTGGCTTTGCAAGCCAAGGCACGTACAAAAAGGCAAACAGTAACATCTTTAATTACAACTGGTTTCAATACATTGCATTTTGCAATGCCTTGCATGGCACCTATTATTCATTACTTGACAAGCTACCCAAGTAAGCAGAGAAGCACACTCACCCTTCTCCAGTGATTTTACATTGCGACTTGTCAAAGTGATTCTAATGCGATGAATCGCCACCTCTTGTTCCACAGGTGCTTTGCCAGTATCCTTAAACGCCTAAAATGTTGAAGTTACAAGTATCAGACACTGCAGTGAACACCGACTAACACTCTCCACTGCATCTTAGAAACAGATCTCTTAAGTGTAAAAAACAATTTAGCTATGGGACTATTTAACACTATTGACTAGAAGAGCTATCTGAAGGGCATGGCAGAAATAATGGGAGAAGAATGAAAGGGCAAAGTCCTAACTCtaaggaaaagcaatttttttctgtctaacTACACCCCAGGGTGGGAAGCTGCAAGCACACCCTTCCCTGGCTTGCCTATAAACAGCTGGCACCAACATtccttttcctcaaaaaaaaaaaaaaaaaaaaaatcagtctttatGTATCTTAACTTCACCACAAATGAAGCAGCAAAGACTTGATCAACAAACCTGCAACAACTCACACCACGAGAACAAAAAGGGACACCTGCCTAGAAAGACTAATTCGGCCACTCAGCAAACTGATTTGAGGTGCTTAAGCAATTAAACACTTGCAAATAATAGGGTATTAATGTGAGTTAAGTGAGCTGATGAAATAGAAGCAAAAATATATACCAAAGAAGGTCTtaagagaagagaaatgaaatatatatttacatttgcctctataaaaatataaacaaggGGGTTGcccagaggatggagccaggctcttctcgGTGGCGCCAACCAGTAAGACAAGAGACAAcgggcagaaactgatgcacagaagttccacctgaacacgAAGGACTTTTTTACTGTGCAAGTGACTtagcacaggaacagactgcccagagaggctgtgtaTGGCGTATCCCTCACTGGAGATAGTCAAGAGCCGTCTGGACtcaatcctgtgccatgtgctctaggaCGACCCACTGCGGTCCCTTCCAACGTAACCTATTCTGCGGCTCTGTGAAACGCGGGACGTCCGCACTGACGATGAGGTGCTACCAGCCACATTAAGTGACCGCGTTCCCTAACAAGGACCGCCCGTGAGGGCAGACACACGAGGCCCGATCAGCGCCGCTTACGCCGGGCTGCGGCCGCCTCCCCTCCCCGAAAGGAACGGCGCTGCCGGGCCCCTAGGCCGCCCTGCCTGCCCGCCGGCTCGGGGTGAGCTCCGGGAGCCGCCCCGGCAGCCGAGGACCCTCCGCGCACGGCCGGGAAGCGTAGCGCTCTCCCGGGACAGAGGGCCTGCACCGCCCGGGCCGGCGCGGCGCCCATGCGGCAAGGCCGGCGCGGCGGCCCCGCTCCCTCTCCCGTCCCTGGCGCTCCCCCGCCTCACCATGGCGGCAGCGGAGCCTTCCTGACCGACTTATTCCCGGGCtcgggcggcgcggggcccaGCGAACAGCGGTGAGCCaggaggcggcggcggaggcGCGGGAGAGGCaggcgcggcggcggcgggcgcttATATAGCGGAGCGGCGCCGCCTCCATCCGGGCGCCGCGGGACCTTTCACCCGCCCGCCGGGCGCGGAAGCCGCTGTGGCTCCGCTTCCTGCGGGGATGGTGGCCCTGCAGTCCCGGATCATGGCGAGCGCAGCGGGACCTGGGGCCGGCATCTCCTCTGCCCCCTCCTCGGGCTTGGCCCTTCCCGCTCGGGTCCCGCGGGCATCTCGGGCTCCTGTTTGCCTTTTCCGGGAGATTTCGGCGTTCTGCTGGCGGGAGGGCCGGGATTTGGCACACAGGCGGGGCTTCATCGCTTCCAGTGATAGGGAGCCCGTTCCCGTCTGAGCCTTTGGGTCATTTTATCTTCTCTCATTCCTGAAAGCGACAGGACGAGAGGACATGgtcttaagctgtgccaggagaggtttattTCGGACGTTAGTAGGGatttatttattcacagaaGGGGTGATTAGatattggaatgggctgcctaGGGAGATGGTGGACACTgttcctggaggtgttcaaggaaCGACTGGATGTGCCATGGCCTAGTTGGATGTGGTGGTGTTcggtcacaggttggactcgatggcCCCAGAGGTCTGTTCCAGCCCAGTGTGAATCCGTCAAGTGGAGGTGCGAGAGCAGAATTGAATGTTTTAAGTAAAAGTGCTCGTTTTATTCATGCTTAGATTTAAGaacttaaattaattttatttatggaaGTTCCATTATCTGTTCAGGTTGGGCATTGGAGGGATATTTCTTACTGAGCATTGTCTTTGATTTGGCCTGGATGACGGTAATTGTTAGTCCCAAACCAAGCGTTTTGCTGAAAATATGTTGCTTTCAAGTTACCTCACTGGAGACCCTGAGAAACATGTATAAAAATGATGGCCTATAGTAGGGTCACTATGAGTgtcttttaaaatcaataatTAAATTCCATTTTGGAGTTCTGTTCAGAAATCATAGACATGTATAATGTTTGCATAACTACTGCACCTCTGGAAGCTTATTTATTACTACATTTTTCAAGAAAGTTTGCTTGGTATTTTAAGATGAGCTTACTTTCAGCTGTCACACTCTGCTTTAAcgtttttggggttttttttcctgtcagttGCCTTAGATGTCTTCATTTGGTCCTTAAACCTCATGTGATGCAGTTAACTTTTATATGCCAACTATTCCATTGTTTAGGCTTGTTTGCCTAAATTTGGATTATTTGTACTCCTTGAAATCTCTGATTTACTAATACTTTCTTTGAAAGTACTAGAGGCTGTATTCTGATAAAGTAGCTCCAAAAAATGTGGATAAAGAAGTTGTCATCCTGTTGCTGTTTCCTGAAATGCAGCAATGTCTTTTGCCAATAGAGATCAGTATgtgaaaaatctattttgatgATCCTCACCTTTCTCTGGTCTCTTGCTCCCTGcaatgaaaacataattttgttctagtggtttgttttggaaacttttaaaaattacatatatacTATTTTTGAACTCATACCCATGTTTATTCTGTTACCAGCTACTTCCTGAGGAAGTTTTCCATCTATAAGTGTTTTAAATTCATCACTCTTAAGTACATGACCTCACGCTGATCATGCTGAAGCACTTAGTTTGTCAGTGATCCAGATGGTTCCCAATCAGCAGCCTTGCTGCCCTATTTACTTAGAACTTTTATGAATGTTCTTAGTAAACTTTATTTCCAGATAAAATACTGAGTGATTTCCTGCCAAGAACTAATTCCTGTGGGATTCAATTAGAAAGATGTCTGACTGAGACAGACCTGTAGCCTTGGTTTTGATTTGCTTGCTATGAAGTGTAGGTGCACAACTGTGCCAGTTTCTCTGTGTCCTACTGAAAAAGTCAATGTGCAAATGTGTTATATCAACACTGTTCCTATTGTCTACCAAACAAGTGCTGTAattgcatgagaaaaaaaaaagttactctgaaaatatgttttacaCACATTTAAGCTGTGTCATTTAAGTAGAATTTGATCATTTATTTCTTATTCCTCTATTAAGAAgttggtttgggtttatttttttttccctgggattaAGGCAAGGTTGACTGTAAGTGCCTGAATTTGTTCCTTTCGTACTTATTTTCCTAGTATTGGCATTACCTCAGCTTTCTttgagatttttcctttttttctgagcttCCCCAGATTTCTCAGAGCTTATGGAAAATCCACATTTAACAGCATACAAGTCTCCTTTGCCAGCTCTTAAAATTCTTGGATGCAGGCTATCTGGAGCTGCTGATTTAAAAACCGCCTCACTTCTGTGCCTATGTTTAAAGCTTACCATGGCTATTGTTGGAATCTTCTGATATATGTTGTTTTTCTCCACAAATGTGCAACAGAAATTTATCTaagctttctgttttctctgaaatatgCTATATATTGAAAAATGCTCCTTCTTGCCATTCATGTGAGTAAAAAGCCATTATAAATACTTTTTGTTTATCTTGTATTTTGTCATTTGTAGCTTCTAATTCATTTTTTGTATTCTGCCTGGTTTTCCTTTGATTATATACTGCTTTTTGTGTAGGTTTTACTCCCCAGACAATGCTAACTTTAGGTAAGAgattgtgattctgtgacttaAATTAATACCAAACAGCCTGTGCTTTTTAAGTGAAGCTTCCAGGAACGTTCCCCTCATGTCAAGTAATTAAGAGGATAAACGATTATGAAGCAAGACATGCTTTGGACATGATTTAGTAGTCTGTAGCAAAAAGAACTTGATACTCTGATAAATCACTAAATTAGGTATCAGTCCATGTGCATTCATGATACTTTCTGACTTTTGGGTTGGGGCTTACAAATtactggggattttttttctctcttcctttgaCTAGTTTGTCCTTCAGAAGAGTAAATCCTGGGATGAGTCTTGTCTATGTGACAGAAGGAGCATGTGCTTTAGTCGGTCAGGTCTTTTGTAGTAACTTAGTGACATGCagatttttgttgtcttttggTGAATGTTGAACCTTTTTTGATGCACTTTTGATTGGGTCAAAGGACAGACATACTCCCCAGGCTTTGCAGCTTGGGTTGTGAACACCATCCATTTTTTGGAGTAGATTTATTCTGCTTGTTTCATCCTGGTGGCCTGTGGATGGTTTTGGCAGAGCTCACAGTAGCTTCCTGTAATCTGCTGTGTCACTTTTCATAGTGGTTATTTCATGTGGGCAGCTCCCTGGAAGCTGTCTTGGTTATGCCAGCCTAATACCTCTAGTATTTGCTTTCAGTGGTGATGAACATATTACTATTTACTTGTAAATCACTTCCTTCTCCAAGGTCATTGGCATCTGAACATACTTTTAAGGGTTTTGTTTGAGCTTCTGGTCTTCAATACCTGTGAAGCAGGATCACTGGAAGCAGGCTTCCATGAAGGTCATCAATATATGGTTGAGTCTCTAAACCACTCAGGAGAAATCCAAAATCCAATGAAATCTATTTTCAACCCTTTTAAGAAGGGTTACAGCATCTGTTTGGTCTTAATTGTAGTTACCTGCTGATCCTCTTGTGTTAAGTTTCTCAGTTGTAGCATGTTGCAGAACTTTCATCCAAGTTCTTTGCTCAGCAATTAGCTTTTCCTACAAGTGCCTGAGCTACTggaacttcaggaaaaaaaaatctaaaaaatacCTAAACTAAAAAATATCCTCCTTTAAAAGATTGATTTGTGTAGATGGGTAGCTGCTAACAGGTATTGCTCTCTGCAGGTAGCAGACAGAATACACAGCTGGAGTTCTCATATTGCACCTAGCCTGtccattttacattttctaaattttcatGCCAGTTCCAGCATAAAGCCCAGCATATAAAAATGCAACCGCCCCCCAAAATACTAGGCTGTCTTTACCTTAAAAAGTCCTCATGTAAGCGTGGAAAACATGAACTAGGTCTGTGATTCAGAAAAAGAGCAACTGTGCCTTGATGGAGTCCTTTACAAACATTGCCACAAATATTGATTGTTAGGAGATGTTTTCAAGTGGGCAACTTGAACTTCATCAAGCTCTTTCTAAATGTGTGCTTTTTGCCTGGCAGATAGTACACTTGGCTTCTAATATCATTTATGTGATTAGAACAAAACTTCTCCCTTGTCAGCCTGTTTTGACTTGTTTTTCTGACACAGGTCTCCGTgacaaaaaatacaaagctgCTGATATGCTACAGCATTTCTAGTGACGTTGAATCTGTGATACATCATTACAATATGTCTTCAAACACTTGGGGCTGAAACTGCATTGTCCATCTGGGAGGCTTTCAGGAGGAtatttgaattcataatgttCAAGTtcaatcttaattttttttcaaattggtGAATTACTTGTTCTCTGCTTTCTTAGAAGAATGTTTTCTCCACTCCTTGCTCTGTCGATGTGATGCTTCTGTCAAATtcataataatgaaaaaaatacctttgGCAGAAAATGACTCTGTAACTCACATAGCCTTGATAGCAACTAATGTGGTTGATTATCAACCTATAATTTGCTGGTAATCAATGAACTATATATTGTGGGTCAGTATCAGCACTACAACAGAAATCAGAATACAAGAGGCTTACAAACTGTTGGTAAGCACCTACGAGTTTCATACCCTCACATACATGACTTCATACCCTTACTTACATGACACTTAGATAGTCACACATTCTTACATGCACTTCCACTCTCTGGCAAGAAGTGTGCATTGACATACACAGTCCCACTTTTGGAAGCTGTGCAGCCATTCCACAAACCAGCAGGGGTGTGGGTCCCTAATATTCCTTCATCCTGTCACTCCCTCCTGTCTGTACCAGCAGTGGGGTGGCAGATACTTACCATGTCTGATGAGGAGGGCCTTTGAAATATTAGCACCTGTTGCAAGTTTTCTTCTAATAATCACCAATTCTCATGCTGCTTTTCAAGCTTCCCCCCCACACACCCTTAAAAGGCTCTTGTTAATCCAATTCCCTGATTACCGTTTAATCTGGGTGGTCATTGTTTTAAGCAAGCTTTGTTAGTGTTAATTTCCTCTTAGTGTTATCAAGTTTTGGGCAGGCATCGTCTCATTCTGTTCACACACACTATTTATACTTGCATTCCTACCCTATCACCTGTTATCCAGGCCAGGTTACCAAGAGTGGGGGCATGCAATTCCTGtacaaaaaatccccagcatCAGCCCAGTGAAAGCAGAACTAGTGGGCATACAAACAGAACTGTGGGATTTTTGCATCcagttttcattttggaaatCACCTCAGACGACTTCATGGGGGTAAAAGTTAATCGagtacaaaaaataataaactacACAAATCTCTCCAGTCTGGATTTGGCCACTTGAGGCAGCACCACGTGGCACTGTTTGTTGTGGTCTTTTCACTTTGTGAAAATAGTTCAAGAAGTCTGCATTAATTTGTAGAAGACATTGAAGACTTGCACCTGCTCAATACCTACGTGACTCATTGAACAGAACAAGCTGTTTTAACACCAGAATTGGAATTAGCTTCCAGGACacaggtttttttgctgttcttgcCTCATTGGCTTCTCTATGGATACTTTGTACTGAGAGCCTTTAGGAACTAGTGGCACATACTGGTGCATGCAAACTCTCACAAGACCTTGCTGTGAAAGACTTTGGAGTTGTCTTTCCTCTTTGTCTGCCTCCTGCAAAGACTTTGTGGGAAGCTGCCAGCGTCAGGGTATTAGCGTGGTTGGATGTCTGtcctgggaggaaaaaatggtGTTTCATTTTACAGCAATTCTGTTTACTAGTATATGTAGCCCATATACATGTTTGTCCATGTGTTTTAGAGCCCAGATAGGAAGTTGCTGATCGTGGCTTTTTTTCGTCCAAAGACCAGTTTAATCTAATGTAATTCTTTGGCGAGACAGAGTAGTAGGGAATTGTTTCACGGGGcttgtgctgcttctctgtCATGGAACAGGGATAATTTAAGGAATGGTTCTGGCCTCACACTGCCTTATGactagaagaaaaatttctcttGCTATGGAATGCATCACTCCCCATGTTtgcagttttttgtttgtgagaagtttttcctcatctctttAAGGACTGATGTCCTTTTGTGATATTCTTGATCCAATGAGTTTACAGATGGTGAATGTTTGCAAGCACAAAATTCAGCAAATGCCTGCCACAGATGATGAAGAGACTTAAAGCAAGGGGTGATTTCCACCTTCAT includes:
- the RPS20 gene encoding 40S ribosomal protein S20, with amino-acid sequence MAFKDTGKAPVEQEVAIHRIRITLTSRNVKSLEKVCADLIRGAKEKNLKVKGPVRMPTKTLRITTRKTPCGEGSKTWDRFQMRIHKRLIDLHSPSEIVKQITSISIEPGVEVEVTIADA